One window of the Chitinimonas sp. BJYL2 genome contains the following:
- a CDS encoding NAD-dependent epimerase/dehydratase family protein has translation MSNYSVLVTGGAGFIGSHTVERLLARGLRVRVLDNLSTGKRSNLAGFDGVELLEGDIRDPAVVAQAMAGVSHVLHLAAQVSVQASIENPPASADHNLRGFLTVLDAARRAGAQRVVYASSAAVYGQPAELPLTESSAVQPVSPYGLEKLVNDQYASLYRDLYQLSSLGLRYFNVYGPRQDPASPYAGVLSKFKERIATQQTLTVFGDGEQTRDFIYVGDVAEANVRALLAQGDGILNIATGESVTLNQVIHTLGKVVGRALQVDYQPARTGDIIHSAAKPDALHRVLGHLPMTPLAQGLTHLLAAEA, from the coding sequence ATGTCCAATTACTCTGTGCTGGTAACCGGCGGTGCCGGATTTATCGGATCGCATACGGTCGAACGATTGCTCGCCCGCGGACTGCGCGTACGCGTCCTCGACAACCTCAGCACCGGCAAGCGCAGCAATCTGGCCGGATTTGATGGCGTGGAACTGCTGGAAGGGGATATTCGCGACCCCGCTGTCGTTGCCCAAGCCATGGCTGGCGTCAGCCATGTCCTGCATCTGGCCGCGCAGGTATCCGTACAGGCATCAATCGAGAACCCGCCCGCATCGGCAGATCACAATCTGCGCGGTTTTCTGACCGTACTGGATGCCGCACGACGTGCCGGCGCGCAGCGCGTGGTCTACGCCTCCTCGGCTGCCGTCTATGGACAACCCGCGGAGCTGCCGCTCACCGAATCCAGCGCGGTGCAGCCCGTATCCCCCTATGGCCTTGAGAAGCTGGTGAATGACCAGTACGCGAGCCTGTATCGGGATCTGTACCAGCTCTCCTCGCTGGGACTGCGTTACTTCAATGTGTACGGCCCGCGGCAAGACCCCGCCTCGCCCTACGCAGGCGTGCTGTCCAAGTTCAAGGAGCGTATCGCCACGCAGCAAACCCTTACGGTGTTTGGCGATGGTGAACAGACGCGCGACTTCATCTACGTCGGCGATGTGGCAGAGGCCAATGTGCGCGCCCTGCTCGCCCAAGGTGATGGCATCCTCAATATCGCCACCGGCGAGAGCGTGACGCTCAATCAGGTCATCCACACGCTGGGCAAGGTGGTGGGGCGTGCGCTGCAGGTGGACTATCAACCCGCTCGCACCGGGGACATCATCCACTCTGCGGCCAAACCGGATGCTCTGCACCGCGTATTGGGCCATCTGCCCATGACACCGCTGGCCCAAGGCCTGACACACCTGCTGGCAGCCGAGGCATGA
- a CDS encoding bifunctional glycoside hydrolase 114/ polysaccharide deacetylase family protein has product MMHLRWLLPLLLALCLPVAQASPARPATAFFYGAQAPLDELNAFDWVVLEPDHFAKAPNRAGTDWFAYVSVGEVEARRDYAHRLPASWLPTSNPAWGGKVIDQSQPEWPAFFVDQIVAPLWGRGWRHFFLDTLDSWQLLATTPAEREAQQAGLLRALRLLKQRYPTAQLLFNRGFELLPQARELAAGVAFESLHARWNPQARRYEAVPQADRDWLLAQVRPLLGEGGLPVIALDYLPAEQRGEARTLAEKIRADGLIPWIATPEFDTLGVGEIEVMPRKVMVLYDGRQFPNLTVSDHVRYLAMPLNYLGLVPEYVDIRQPVPAQRLAGRYAGVVAWLNSDDADEGGQVRTLVKRARSESVPVVFLSRFGSTDRAWLAQLDLKLTLEQPEGQVHIVHQHPQVGFEQKPYPRASTFLAVEASKGTPWLSLNSDQLRADAVAITPWGGYALEPFVVEHAPGNEEDTHWVIQPLEFLRTALQLPAMPVPDVTTENGRRLWLTHIDGDGFPSLAEVPGSPTAAEVMRRDFIERYRVPHTVSVIEAEVSPNGLWAGMAPALQQTARAIFALPHVEIASHTYTHPFYWQALTGQVKRDNTLYGLNLKVADYTFSAEREIAGSARYIDTQLAPAGKRTQVLLWTGDCDPDGDTVAETYKAGLRNMNAGETRISRSKPSWTHIAPLGLMKKGYFQTYAPNQNENIYTNDWTGPYWGFRRVIETFEMTDRPLRFKPINLYYHTYSASRKASIEALHEVYRWILKQETLPLFASAYIDRVAGFNQAAVARTPTGWRLRGLGALRTMRVPAALLPDLTQSAQVAGWRDLSQGRYLHLAADRADVALATRPDTTTPRLVDANAMINQWQVGVQGGEFALEGGVPLEFTLQHPSACTLSQGGQQLKPAPVSGAAQHHRYRLARHAARFVLACPR; this is encoded by the coding sequence ATGATGCATCTGCGCTGGCTGCTTCCGCTCCTGCTAGCCCTGTGCCTGCCTGTGGCACAGGCCAGCCCGGCCCGGCCAGCCACCGCCTTCTTCTACGGTGCACAAGCGCCCCTTGATGAACTGAATGCCTTTGATTGGGTGGTCCTGGAACCCGACCACTTTGCCAAAGCGCCAAACCGGGCCGGCACGGACTGGTTCGCCTATGTCAGCGTGGGCGAAGTCGAGGCGCGCCGCGACTATGCGCATCGCTTGCCTGCGAGCTGGCTACCGACCAGCAATCCCGCCTGGGGTGGCAAGGTCATCGACCAAAGCCAGCCCGAGTGGCCGGCCTTCTTTGTCGATCAGATCGTCGCCCCGCTGTGGGGACGAGGCTGGCGGCATTTTTTCCTGGACACCCTCGATTCCTGGCAGCTGCTTGCCACCACGCCCGCCGAGCGGGAGGCCCAGCAGGCGGGCTTGCTGCGCGCACTGCGTTTGCTGAAGCAGCGTTATCCCACGGCCCAATTGCTGTTCAACCGTGGCTTTGAACTCCTGCCGCAAGCACGCGAACTGGCCGCTGGCGTCGCCTTCGAATCGCTCCATGCACGCTGGAACCCTCAGGCAAGAAGGTATGAAGCCGTGCCTCAAGCAGATCGTGACTGGCTACTCGCCCAAGTGCGCCCGCTGCTGGGCGAAGGGGGACTGCCGGTCATTGCACTCGATTACCTGCCCGCTGAACAGCGTGGGGAAGCACGTACGCTGGCGGAGAAAATCCGGGCCGACGGACTGATTCCCTGGATTGCCACACCCGAGTTCGACACCCTGGGCGTGGGCGAGATCGAGGTCATGCCTCGTAAAGTGATGGTGCTGTACGACGGCCGTCAGTTTCCCAACCTCACCGTGTCCGACCATGTCCGCTATCTGGCCATGCCCCTGAACTATCTGGGGCTGGTACCGGAGTATGTGGACATACGCCAGCCGGTGCCGGCCCAGCGCCTTGCCGGTCGCTACGCCGGCGTGGTCGCCTGGCTCAATAGCGACGATGCCGATGAAGGCGGGCAGGTCCGCACCTTGGTCAAACGCGCCCGCAGCGAATCCGTGCCCGTGGTCTTCCTGTCCCGTTTCGGTAGCACCGACCGGGCCTGGCTGGCACAACTGGATCTGAAGCTGACGCTCGAACAGCCTGAGGGACAGGTCCATATCGTCCACCAGCACCCGCAGGTCGGCTTTGAACAGAAGCCCTATCCCCGCGCGAGTACCTTTCTGGCCGTTGAAGCCAGCAAGGGCACGCCCTGGCTCAGCCTGAACAGTGACCAGTTGCGCGCCGACGCTGTCGCCATCACACCCTGGGGCGGCTACGCCCTGGAGCCCTTTGTGGTGGAGCACGCACCGGGCAACGAAGAGGACACGCACTGGGTCATCCAGCCGCTCGAATTCCTGCGTACGGCCTTGCAGTTACCGGCCATGCCGGTACCCGATGTCACGACCGAGAACGGTCGCCGACTCTGGCTCACCCATATCGATGGTGACGGTTTCCCCAGCCTCGCCGAAGTGCCGGGCTCCCCCACGGCGGCAGAAGTGATGCGCCGCGATTTCATCGAGCGCTATCGCGTCCCCCATACCGTGTCAGTCATTGAGGCCGAGGTGTCACCCAACGGCCTCTGGGCCGGCATGGCGCCCGCTCTGCAGCAGACTGCACGAGCGATTTTCGCCCTGCCGCACGTGGAAATCGCCAGCCACACTTACACCCATCCGTTCTATTGGCAAGCCTTGACCGGCCAGGTCAAGCGAGACAACACCCTCTACGGGCTCAACCTGAAAGTCGCGGACTACACGTTCTCGGCCGAACGTGAAATCGCCGGTTCGGCCCGTTATATCGATACCCAGCTCGCACCGGCCGGCAAGCGCACCCAGGTACTGCTGTGGACCGGCGACTGCGATCCGGACGGCGACACGGTTGCCGAAACCTACAAGGCCGGGCTGCGCAACATGAACGCCGGCGAGACCCGGATCAGCCGCTCCAAGCCGTCTTGGACCCATATCGCCCCCCTGGGGCTGATGAAGAAGGGCTATTTCCAGACCTACGCCCCCAACCAGAACGAAAACATCTACACCAACGACTGGACCGGGCCGTACTGGGGTTTCCGCCGCGTGATCGAAACCTTCGAGATGACCGATCGCCCGCTGCGCTTCAAGCCTATCAACCTCTACTACCACACCTACTCGGCCAGCCGTAAAGCCAGCATCGAGGCGCTGCACGAGGTCTATCGCTGGATCCTCAAGCAGGAAACCCTGCCGCTGTTCGCGTCCGCCTATATCGACCGGGTAGCCGGTTTCAATCAGGCCGCCGTTGCCCGCACTCCCACCGGCTGGCGCCTGCGCGGCCTGGGTGCCTTGCGGACCATGCGCGTGCCGGCTGCGCTCCTGCCCGATCTGACCCAGAGCGCGCAAGTGGCCGGCTGGCGCGATCTCAGCCAAGGGCGCTACCTGCATCTGGCGGCAGACCGCGCCGACGTGGCACTGGCCACACGCCCTGACACCACAACACCGCGCCTCGTGGATGCCAATGCCATGATCAACCAGTGGCAGGTCGGCGTGCAGGGTGGCGAATTTGCCCTGGAAGGTGGCGTACCACTGGAATTCACCTTGCAACACCCCAGCGCCTGCACCCTGAGCCAGGGGGGTCAGCAACTCAAGCCTGCGCCCGTATCCGGCGCCGCCCAACACCACCGCTACCGACTTGCCCGTCATGCCGCCCGCTTCGTCCTCGCCTGCCCACGCTGA
- a CDS encoding tetratricopeptide repeat protein, whose protein sequence is MPPASSSPAHADPLDRRKPLPRQRLFPPQSVIALAASAAAALFLIFPKGRELSEIAAQARTDALSLQYLRNLVRASPRDVELNLLLANQELALGNVQVARQMAYGLRDLGDTTLTQEAEHILLMSALYERDRQQPDAQRLRVLQAEIDDLVLRMIDHGPLTPDTLNLLMPELNRHRRGGALIDTLRLRLLRSNTLAPDILLRIAGQALAHGHHRAAADFTLMAAKGSRQRAEQRDLLLQGLRHLQAGSLFREAGEVLANPPVSPGDDPRLLGELARIALAVGRPDLAQRYVEQALRLSLAPRWSTAWQLAQGRGDEFGGRWLPVSNELLQAPIEGRTAGLPFDEGLYQLGYDIFLANGKLNDAYLLARAGVQARPASAAWHRRLAQVARWLSRPDESLNHWLSAARLGDVAAWKDVEELVPSIQDENLRVSTLEQLVRAGLGGDARLDELVLAYDAAGRPEAAVQLIESLYRERRESKLLIRLADFHHHIGDRDREAEVVRRQIRDFGLDEVSALRLSRILIAERREAEALVMLEQAAERLPTLSVPTWRLMAQLADMLQRPDAARAAYRRLVDTPEATQSDLRVYYSLTWREDPDSAYRAATLAWERFADSTMFLASLEIDIARERWPALRERLDTLKPGQLAMLRKQARYLAMSAQIRHQSSQPELALTDYREAIALAPRDTSLRVGMLWLLLDMGTQRQLLRQYVHAWHGDGAQGGPLTHVLGTAYLQLEEPAQALALLQIEWRRMRRAGERPSQSWQETYADALEQAGQPALAYNLRRTLWQKTISAIRNDPARFQKAPQALVDAARLALRQQRGDGLTQVMQQLLRQSTHPLHDNPIRAQLLGAWLQLRDQPAAARRYLLGRQMARLANPAYLALGVAVANGDTEAVSRLLADAENLPVKDRILAADLLRDNDKAKLWAAGGLAGRRHDDDLHGMMTERFFKDAGRLALSQARQSRGPLDLDVREFNATVPLAGRGALMLKHAHQRQTVVRPRSLGEVPRTSEYHEIGWEQGSEALDGWIALGRLRGFDGHGGHRLGLRWRPDGHHQVQWRQEAGQPTSDSTLLQLAGQRGGNALGWNWQIGRREYLMAEQGDWTYRTQDGGRLGQSRLGSVELGYRVRLDTPNITVRAGYNQYDFRADGELAPRYLKLIPDAEAAYAEIGNTRPWLNDFLPPSSRQWSVGLNYNDASPSQYRRRWTPYGQVTLARNSVSGKGHEVRLGIGGSLLGALPDGVDRLNLEWVQSQGSSPAGNRDRSSSLSVVWQYWFDKPSSSRD, encoded by the coding sequence ATGCCGCCCGCTTCGTCCTCGCCTGCCCACGCTGACCCGCTGGACCGGCGCAAGCCCCTGCCGCGGCAACGGCTGTTCCCGCCCCAATCAGTCATTGCGCTCGCCGCCAGTGCTGCAGCCGCGCTTTTCCTGATCTTCCCCAAGGGCCGGGAACTGTCGGAAATCGCTGCACAAGCGCGTACCGATGCCCTGTCGCTGCAGTACCTGCGCAATCTGGTACGGGCCAGTCCGCGTGATGTCGAACTTAATCTGCTGCTGGCCAATCAGGAGCTGGCACTCGGCAATGTGCAGGTGGCACGACAGATGGCTTACGGCTTGCGCGATCTGGGCGACACCACGCTGACCCAAGAGGCCGAACACATCCTGCTGATGTCGGCCCTCTACGAGCGCGACCGGCAGCAGCCGGATGCACAGCGTCTGCGAGTGCTTCAGGCCGAAATTGATGATCTGGTCCTCCGCATGATCGATCACGGCCCGCTGACGCCGGACACCCTGAACCTGCTGATGCCGGAGCTGAACCGCCATCGCCGCGGTGGTGCGCTGATCGATACCCTGCGGCTGCGGCTATTGCGCAGCAACACGCTGGCACCAGACATCCTCTTGCGCATCGCCGGCCAAGCTCTGGCACACGGACACCATCGCGCCGCCGCCGATTTCACCCTGATGGCTGCCAAAGGCAGCCGCCAGCGGGCAGAACAACGCGACTTGCTGCTGCAGGGCCTGCGCCATCTGCAAGCGGGCAGCCTGTTCCGCGAGGCGGGCGAGGTGCTCGCTAATCCGCCAGTGTCGCCAGGCGACGATCCGCGCCTGCTGGGTGAGCTGGCCAGGATTGCCCTGGCTGTCGGCCGTCCCGATCTGGCCCAGCGCTATGTCGAGCAGGCCTTGCGTCTGAGTCTCGCGCCGCGTTGGTCCACAGCCTGGCAGTTGGCACAGGGCCGGGGCGATGAATTTGGCGGGCGCTGGTTGCCTGTCAGCAACGAGCTATTGCAGGCGCCGATTGAAGGCCGCACCGCCGGACTGCCTTTTGATGAGGGGCTCTACCAGCTTGGCTACGACATTTTTCTGGCCAACGGCAAACTCAACGATGCCTACCTGCTGGCGCGTGCCGGCGTGCAGGCGCGGCCAGCCAGCGCTGCCTGGCATCGACGTCTGGCACAGGTGGCCCGCTGGCTCAGCCGTCCCGATGAAAGCCTCAATCACTGGCTCTCGGCCGCCCGCCTGGGTGACGTTGCCGCGTGGAAGGATGTCGAGGAGCTCGTTCCCTCCATCCAGGATGAGAACCTGCGGGTCAGCACCCTGGAGCAACTGGTTCGCGCTGGTCTAGGCGGCGACGCCCGGCTCGATGAGCTGGTGCTGGCCTACGATGCCGCCGGCCGGCCAGAGGCGGCCGTGCAGCTGATCGAATCCCTCTACCGGGAACGGCGTGAGAGCAAGCTGCTGATCCGTCTGGCCGACTTCCATCACCATATAGGCGACCGCGACCGCGAGGCCGAGGTGGTGCGCCGGCAGATTCGCGACTTCGGTCTGGACGAAGTCTCGGCCTTGCGTCTGTCGCGCATCCTCATTGCCGAGCGCCGTGAAGCCGAGGCCTTGGTCATGCTGGAACAGGCCGCGGAACGTCTGCCCACTCTGAGCGTGCCGACTTGGCGATTGATGGCCCAGCTAGCTGACATGCTCCAGCGCCCCGATGCCGCCCGCGCGGCCTACCGGCGTCTCGTCGATACCCCGGAAGCCACCCAGTCCGATCTGCGGGTCTACTACAGCCTGACCTGGCGCGAAGACCCGGACAGCGCCTATCGCGCAGCCACACTGGCCTGGGAGCGTTTTGCCGATTCGACCATGTTCCTGGCATCGCTGGAAATCGATATTGCCCGTGAACGCTGGCCTGCCCTGCGCGAACGCCTGGATACATTGAAACCCGGCCAGCTTGCCATGCTGCGCAAGCAGGCACGCTATCTGGCCATGTCGGCCCAGATCCGCCATCAGAGCAGCCAGCCCGAGCTGGCGCTCACCGACTACCGCGAGGCGATTGCGCTGGCTCCGCGCGATACTTCCTTGCGGGTCGGCATGCTTTGGTTACTGCTCGACATGGGTACCCAGCGCCAGCTGCTGCGCCAGTATGTGCATGCCTGGCATGGCGATGGCGCGCAGGGCGGGCCACTGACGCACGTCCTGGGAACGGCTTACCTGCAGCTGGAGGAACCCGCTCAGGCACTGGCACTGCTGCAGATCGAATGGCGGCGGATGCGGCGAGCCGGCGAGCGGCCCAGTCAGTCCTGGCAGGAAACCTATGCCGATGCGCTGGAACAGGCCGGCCAGCCAGCGCTGGCCTACAACCTGCGCCGTACCCTCTGGCAGAAAACCATCAGCGCGATCCGCAACGACCCTGCCCGCTTCCAGAAGGCGCCCCAGGCATTGGTGGATGCTGCCCGACTGGCGCTGCGACAGCAGCGCGGGGACGGCCTGACTCAGGTGATGCAGCAGTTGTTGCGGCAGTCTACCCACCCCCTGCACGACAACCCGATCCGGGCACAATTGCTCGGCGCCTGGCTGCAACTGCGAGATCAACCCGCGGCTGCCCGGCGTTATCTGTTGGGTCGGCAAATGGCGCGACTGGCGAATCCGGCCTATCTGGCGCTCGGTGTCGCTGTTGCCAATGGCGATACCGAGGCCGTCTCCCGCCTGCTTGCCGACGCCGAGAACCTGCCCGTGAAAGACCGCATCCTCGCCGCCGACCTGCTGCGCGACAACGACAAAGCCAAGCTGTGGGCCGCTGGCGGACTGGCGGGGCGCCGTCACGATGACGACCTGCACGGCATGATGACCGAGCGCTTCTTCAAGGATGCCGGTCGTCTGGCCCTATCGCAGGCTCGGCAATCGCGGGGCCCACTCGATCTGGATGTGCGCGAGTTCAACGCCACCGTGCCCCTGGCCGGACGGGGTGCGCTTATGCTGAAGCATGCCCACCAGCGCCAGACGGTGGTACGCCCTCGCTCGCTCGGCGAGGTGCCCCGCACCAGCGAATACCACGAGATCGGCTGGGAGCAAGGCAGTGAAGCATTGGATGGCTGGATCGCCCTAGGCCGACTTCGGGGTTTCGATGGCCACGGCGGCCACCGGCTGGGCTTGCGCTGGCGTCCGGATGGTCACCATCAGGTGCAGTGGCGCCAGGAGGCAGGCCAGCCCACCAGCGATTCCACCTTGCTGCAGCTGGCCGGCCAGCGTGGTGGTAACGCGCTGGGCTGGAACTGGCAGATAGGCCGACGCGAGTACCTGATGGCCGAACAAGGGGACTGGACCTACCGTACACAAGACGGTGGCCGCCTCGGCCAGAGCCGGCTCGGTTCGGTGGAGCTGGGCTACCGGGTACGGCTCGATACCCCGAACATTACCGTCCGGGCCGGCTACAACCAGTACGACTTCCGTGCGGATGGCGAACTGGCGCCGCGCTACCTCAAGCTGATCCCGGATGCCGAGGCCGCCTATGCCGAGATCGGCAATACCCGGCCCTGGCTCAATGACTTCCTGCCTCCCTCCAGCCGGCAATGGTCGGTAGGCCTCAACTACAACGACGCCAGCCCCAGCCAGTACCGGCGCCGCTGGACGCCCTATGGCCAAGTCACCCTGGCCCGTAACAGCGTCTCCGGCAAAGGCCACGAAGTCCGCCTAGGCATAGGCGGCAGCCTGCTGGGCGCCCTGCCAGACGGCGTAGACCGCCTCAATCTGGAGTGGGTGCAATCGCAGGGCAGCAGCCCGGCTGGCAACCGCGACCGTAGCAGCAGCCTCTCCGTCGTCTGGCAATACTGGTTCGATAAACCTTCATCATCCCGAGACTGA
- a CDS encoding penicillin-binding protein activator LpoB: MTSLLYRLLPLLAAVLLSACAAVRTAPAPDWQAEARWGLLPVANHSDTPLAGLAAESIVHALLQADGPRSVLRYPPELNGDALFEAADRKTEQTALAWAKQAGVRYAVTGAVSEWRYKVGVDGEPAVGISLSIIDVESGQTVWSGVAADTGWSRSSLTVTAQDAIAKLLRSAKLPR, encoded by the coding sequence ATGACTTCCCTACTCTACCGCCTGCTGCCCCTGCTCGCCGCCGTGTTGCTGAGCGCCTGTGCTGCCGTTCGTACCGCCCCGGCACCCGATTGGCAAGCCGAGGCGCGCTGGGGCCTGCTGCCCGTTGCCAACCACAGCGATACCCCGCTGGCGGGCTTGGCCGCTGAATCGATCGTGCATGCGCTGCTGCAGGCCGATGGCCCACGTTCGGTGCTGCGCTACCCGCCCGAGCTTAATGGCGACGCCCTGTTCGAAGCCGCTGATCGCAAAACCGAGCAAACGGCACTGGCTTGGGCCAAGCAGGCCGGCGTGCGTTACGCGGTCACCGGTGCGGTATCGGAATGGCGCTACAAGGTTGGCGTGGATGGCGAACCTGCAGTCGGTATCAGTCTCAGCATCATTGATGTCGAATCCGGCCAGACCGTCTGGAGTGGCGTGGCAGCGGATACCGGCTGGAGCCGCTCCTCGCTGACCGTGACGGCCCAGGATGCCATCGCCAAGCTGCTGCGCAGCGCCAAACTGCCGCGCTGA
- a CDS encoding PelD GGDEF domain-containing protein, whose amino-acid sequence MRHRLLRRLRLLLGQLIAPGEALPTRWLVVETTVLTAAMLCLSYLINPQDPLALRGDFPWPWFAPLLLALRYGVLPGLGGAAIMMAAWWLAYDHGPGPVQDFPKLYFLGGLIATMIAGEYAGAWQLRLRRVQESNAYLYQRLRRVSNQYYLMRLSHDRLEHEFLLKPTTMRDALSSLKAQIDSQTRLTGRLVGGFSSAQADAMLNLLSQFCGVDEAGCYRVPGDDLRPVAYQGSLPGLDGQPIRHPLVADDPMVLAALENRVLTHVQTEILDRQQPSAYQVVVPIMTADDRMLGLIAVRRIGFFSLHEETLLMLAAMVAYFADSLVAPSSLQAIQAELPDCPADFAEEVGRLLHLSQIGRVESWLVLQVFRHTPQAADAAEGIRRLRRGLDSVWLMHGPDWHAVLTLLPMTNAAGVEGYVERIGSWANELYGPNFSLHHSTVHTEVLTGRNPVLVMKRALAPLQEVAG is encoded by the coding sequence ATGCGACACCGACTATTACGGCGCCTGCGACTGCTGCTGGGTCAGCTGATTGCCCCCGGCGAGGCGCTACCCACGCGCTGGCTGGTCGTGGAGACGACGGTACTCACCGCTGCCATGCTGTGCCTGAGCTACCTCATCAACCCACAGGACCCGCTGGCGCTGCGTGGTGATTTCCCCTGGCCCTGGTTTGCACCGCTGCTGCTGGCCCTGCGCTACGGCGTGCTCCCCGGTCTGGGCGGTGCCGCAATCATGATGGCCGCGTGGTGGCTGGCCTATGACCATGGCCCCGGCCCGGTGCAGGACTTTCCCAAGCTGTACTTTCTGGGTGGCCTGATCGCCACGATGATTGCCGGTGAATATGCCGGCGCCTGGCAACTCAGGCTGCGCCGTGTGCAGGAAAGCAATGCCTATCTGTACCAGCGCCTGCGCCGGGTTTCCAACCAGTACTACCTGATGCGTCTGTCGCACGACCGGCTGGAGCACGAGTTCCTGCTCAAGCCCACCACCATGCGCGATGCACTCAGCTCGCTGAAGGCGCAGATCGATAGCCAGACAAGGCTGACCGGCCGTCTGGTGGGCGGGTTCAGCAGCGCCCAGGCAGATGCCATGCTGAACCTGCTCTCGCAGTTCTGCGGCGTGGATGAAGCCGGGTGCTACCGCGTGCCCGGTGACGATCTGCGTCCGGTGGCCTATCAGGGCAGCTTGCCGGGTCTCGATGGGCAGCCTATCCGCCACCCGCTGGTTGCCGACGACCCCATGGTGCTCGCAGCCCTTGAAAACCGGGTACTGACGCACGTGCAGACCGAGATTCTGGACCGCCAGCAACCGTCCGCTTACCAGGTTGTCGTTCCCATCATGACGGCCGACGACCGCATGCTGGGCCTGATCGCCGTGCGCCGTATCGGCTTCTTCTCACTGCATGAAGAAACCCTGCTGATGCTGGCCGCCATGGTCGCCTATTTTGCCGATAGCCTCGTAGCCCCGAGCAGCCTGCAGGCCATACAGGCTGAACTGCCGGACTGCCCGGCTGACTTTGCCGAAGAGGTCGGCCGCCTGCTGCACCTGAGCCAGATCGGCCGGGTGGAGAGCTGGCTGGTGCTGCAAGTCTTCCGCCATACCCCCCAGGCGGCCGATGCCGCCGAGGGTATCCGTCGCTTGCGACGCGGACTGGACAGTGTCTGGCTCATGCACGGGCCCGACTGGCATGCCGTGCTGACCCTGCTGCCCATGACCAATGCTGCTGGCGTGGAAGGCTATGTCGAGCGCATCGGCAGTTGGGCCAACGAGCTGTACGGGCCCAACTTCAGCCTGCACCACAGCACCGTTCACACCGAAGTACTGACGGGTCGCAACCCGGTCCTGGTGATGAAGCGTGCGCTCGCGCCGCTCCAAGAGGTGGCCGGATGA